GCTGTTGCTAAATACACCATAAGTACAAAAAACAAATACTTTACAACATCGGTCCAAAACAAGCCTTGACTTGCTACCTCGTAACCACGATGCTCTAAAGCATTAAACAGCCCTTGTACCACGTATAACTGAAAATACCCTAACACTACAATAGTAATGATAAGTAAAAAAGCCAATATTAACGCAATACCTAGCGCGTACAAATATTGCTTAAAAACATTACGGGTAAGTTGCTCGTGATACGAATTCTCGAAACCGGAAAACACTGCATTTACGCCATTTGCCATTAAACCAATGGATAAAACAAACACAGAAGATAATAAACCACCGCGTTGCGATTGGTCGATGTTTTCAAAAATATTTTCAAAGAAAAAATCTGATGTATTTGGTGGTAAAAACGATTCTAGAAACACTAAAAATTCTATTTTAAAATCATCTATAGGTACATATGGAATAATGATAAGCACAAATAATAGAAACGGAAAAATAGCCATAAAAAAACTAAAAGCGATGGCACTAGCTCGTGTAGCTAAAGCACCTTTTGCAATCCCGATAACATAAAGCTCTACCAAATCGTAAAATGAAAGACCTTCTAACCCTGGTAATTTTAATTTTTTTAAAAACCGAACCAAGATATTAATTACAGGAATTTTATCTAGCTTGTCTTCAATGGGTTTTGTCATTAATAAAAAATTAAACAGAATAAATACAAAGTTAATAAAGTAATTACTGAAAGCAAGGTATAAAAAAAGAGTGTCTATATAGACACTCTTTTATATATTTTATGAAATTAAAAACTATTTCATCGCTTTTAAACTTAAATCCATATTATGTACAGAATGTGTTAACGCTCCACAAGAAATAAAATTAACTCCACATTCGGCATAATGACGAATTGTTGCTTCATTTATATTTCCAGAAGATTCTGTTAGACACTTATTACCAATTAATTTTACCGCTTTTCGAGTATCTTCATAATCGAAGTTATCTATCAAAATACGATAAACACCATCTGATTGTAAAATCTCTTCAACTTCACTTAAATCGCGAGCTTCTACCATAATTTGTAGATCTCTACCCGTTTCTGTTAAATATTCTTTAGCCATAGTAATAGCCTTAGTAATACCTCCAGCGAAATCGATATGATTATCTTTAAGCATAATCATGTCGTAAAGCGCAAATCTATGGTTTTCTCCACCACCAATTTTTACAGCCCATTTTTCTAACACACGAATTCCTGGTGTAGTTTTTCTAGTATCTAAAATTTTAGTTTTAGTACCTTCTACCAAATCTACAAACATTCTAGTTTTAGTAGCAATAGCACTCATACGTTGCATTGCGTTTAAAACCGTACGCTCTGCTTTTAAAATAGATTGAGAAGAACCTTCTACATACATAACAATATCTCCGTATGTTACCTCTGTTCCATCTTCAATACGTACATCTAACTTTAGATTTTTATCTACGTATGCAAAAACTTTTTTAGCAAAATTAACACCACCAATAATACCTTTATCTTTTACTAAAAGTTTAGCTTTACCTCTTGCATTCTCAGGGATACAGGCTAAAGAACTATGATCACCATCACCAACATCTTCACGTATAGCGTTAGAAATTATCATTTTCACTTCTGTATCAAATTGCTCCTGTGTAATCATAATTTGTTTTTGGTTTGCAACAAAAGTAAGAAATTGATTTACGAAAATAAATTTTACTTTTACGAAATTTAAGAATTTTTCTTATTTAAATACATTATTCATAAATACTAAATAGTAATTTTGCTTATATGACTATCAAACTTATTGCCATAGGAAAAACAGACAACAAACAACTTTTAGCGTTAATAGCTGATTATCAGAAGCGTTTAGGGTTTTACATTAAGTTCTCGTTAGAAATTATTCCGGATATAAAAAATTCTAAAAATTTAAGTGAAGACTTACAAAAGCAAAAAGAGGGTGAACTTATTTTGAAGAAATTAAACAATACTGATACCTTAATTTTGCTAGATGAGAATGGAAAACAGTTTGATTCTGTAGGTTTTTCTGACTATTTACAGAAACACATGAACTCTGGAATTAAACAATTGGTTTTTGTTATTGGTGGTCCTTACGGATTTTCGGATGAAATTTATGCCGAAGCAAAAGGTAAAATATCTTTATCTAAAATGACATTTTCGCACCAAATGATTCGTTTGTTTTTTATTGAACAACTTTATCGTGGTTTTACTATTTTACGAAATGAGCCTTACCATCATCGATAAACGAATAACCTAACTCTTTGTTAAGCACATAATATCTACAGTTTGAATTTAACCGATTTTAATCTAAAGCGTTTACTTTTCTAAGCGATTAAAAGCAAAAAAAAAAAAGATGACTAAATTTAATTTCAGTCATCTTTCTAAGTTGTATATGATACCCTTAAATTACTCTAGTGTGTTTTATAAACTTCTTTGCGTTTTTTAAGTTGTTTTTCTAAATCGCTAACTGTTTCCCGAACTGATACTTCAAAATTACGCTCGTTTGATGTAGCAAATATTCTTGGTCCTGGTAAGCTTAATTCAATATTACATATTCTACCAGCATCGTGAGCCTTTTCATCTTGTTTAAAATGAACCGTTGCGCTTATTAAAAACTCATAACGATTAAATAATTTCTCTAATTTTTCTTCTGTGAAAGCTGTTAATGTTTCGCTTGCATCTACTCCTACGTATTCAAAATTTACTATCATAACTTATGTTTTATATTATCAAATATAGCTTTGGGAATTCTGATTTTAAATGATTTTCGTCATATATAAAAATGTTTTAGCCCAACCAACTCATAATCAATAGCTCTTTAATTACTTCCTTTTATTAATTCTTCCATTATGCTTTTAAGCTTCCCTGGCTCAATAGGCTTAATGATATAATCTGATATATCACTAATTCTCTTAGCCTTTTCTATATCTACAGGGTCTACAGAAGAAGACACCATATATATTACGGTTTTCTTACCTAGCTTAGATTTAATTTTAACATACTCTTCCATGAATTGATAACCATCCATGATAGGCATATTAATATCTAGAAAAATAACATCTGGAAGCTCATCATTCTGGTTTAGGTTGCTTAACAGAAACTCTAAGGCTTCTTCTCCATCAGAAAAAACTTTTATATTTTTTTCAAACTCTAATAACTCCAATGTTTTTACTACAGTAAATTGATAAATATCATCATCATCAACTATGCAAATATTAACAGGTGTATTCATCATAACTCAATTAATTAAAATTAATATAAAACGTAGTACCTTCGTTTACCTTGCTCGTTGCATATATTGTACCATTTAATGCTTCTACTTGTGTTTTAACCATAAATAAACCAACACCCTTTGCTTCTGGATGCCTATGAAATACTTTGTTAAGGCCAAATAATTTATGACCGTGCTTTTCTAAATCAATTCCTAAGCCATTATCTTGAAAGAACAATCTAACTTTTCCATCGATAATCTCAGATTTAATAAATATTTCTGGAACACGATTTTTAGAGCGATACTTAATAGAATTCCCTACTAAGTTAAGAAAAATACTTTCTAAATAAATTCTATCGTATTTTATTTTTGATATTTCGGAGAAATCGCTAGTAATAATAGCCTCATTCTTCATGATTTGCCCTGTTAAAATTTCTTTTGTTTTATTTAAAACATCATTAAATTTAAGTTTTTCAAATTCTTTAGGTGTGTTGTTTTTAATTTTAACAGCATCTACTAAAGTATTTAATGTCACCGTAAGGTGATTTATTACTTTTTCAAATTTCTCGAACAAAAATGCTTTATCATCTTCACTAACTGAAGCGTTATACAGACCTAGAAGCGAATTAAGATTACTCACTGGAGCTCTTAAATTATGCGATGTAATGTGTGCAAAATCGGCTAATTGATTATTATTTTTAATTAATTTTTGAGCTAAAATTTCTAAATCGTTTTTAGATTTAATTATTTTATTTTGAGCAGATTTTTGCTCGGTAACATCTCGTATTACAGCAGAAATAAGCATACCCTCTTCCGTTTTCAATGGGCTTAAACTCATTTGTATAGGGAATTCTCGGCCATTTTTATTAATGGCAAACATATCTCGACCTTCGGATAATTCGGTAGTTTTTGGTTTATTAAGAAACGATTTTCTTTGAAACTCATGATCTTCTAAAGATCGAATTGGTAAGAGTAAATCTATAGGTTTATTATAAATTTCGTCTATTGTATACCCAAAAAGCAGTTCTGCTTGCTTATTTATTATCTGAATTAAAGAATCTTCGTTAGTAATTACCATGGCATCTGGTGCAGATTCCAACAAACCTCTAAACTTATTCTCAGCCATTTTTTGAGCTGTTACATCTTGGCAAGTCCCTGTCATCTCAACAACTTCACCTTTTGCATCTAGAACCACTTCTGCTAAGAGCTGAATTGTTTTCACAGAACCATCTGGCAACCAAATACGATGCGTTAAATCCATAAATTCTTTATCCTCAATAGCTTGCTCTACATGTTTCGACACCAGTTCTTTTTCATCATTATGAACGGAATTAAAATATGTATCATAAGCCAACTCGGTATCTTTATCAATGCCAAAAATTTCAAAAAGATTGGTAGACCATTTCACCTCATTTGTAATAAGATTCCATTGCCAGTTCCCCATCATGGTGATTTTCTCAGCAAATGTTAAGAGTTGATTTTTACGTAAAAGTTCGGCTTTTGCTAATTTTTGCGCAGTAATATCACGTATTGCTGCCGAAACTAAAATACCATCTTCGGTCTCTAATGGACTTAAAGTTATCTGAACAGGGAATTCTTTCCCATCTTTATTCATAGCAGCTAAATCTTCTTCCCCAGACGATTCGGTTCCTACTAGATCTCCTAATAATTTATCCACTTTAGATTCACACCCAGATAAAAAACGTTTTGGCAAGAGTAAATCGACAGATTTATTAAATAACTCTTCAATTTTATAACCAAACATTTTTTCTGCTTGCTTATTAATCATTTGAATTTTAGAGGCCTCATTTGTAATTACCATAGCATCTGGCGCCGATTCTAATAAGCCTCTAAACTTATTTTCTGCCATTTTCTGTTCGGTAATATCTTGACAAGTACCTATCATTTCAATAATATCGCCAGCAGTATTCTTAACCACTTCTCCTAAAAGCTGTACTGTTTTTACTTTTCCATTTGTTATTATACGATGCGAAAAACTTGTAAAGCCTTTATCGATAGCAGCATTATCAAAATGCGCACTTACCAAATCTTCATCATCAGGATGCACAAAACTGAAATATGTATTAAACCTTAGGTCGGTTTTTTCTTCATTAAGTTCAAAAATATTATAAAGATTGCTAGACCACTCTACCTTATCCTCAGGGATATTCCATATCCAATGCCCCATAAGCGTAATTTCCTCTGCAAAATTAAGCAGTTGATTTTTACGTAAAAGTTCATTTTTAGCTAATTTTTGTGCTGTAATATCTTGGGTAGTACCAATCATTTCGATAATTTCACCTTGATCATCAAGAATTACTTCACCTAAAGTATGTATTGTTTTCAATTCACCGTTACTAGCTACAATGCGATGTATAAAATTATTAGGAAACGTTTTCTCCACAATGGCATCCGCTACAAATTTAGCTACCATAGCTTCGTCTTCTGGGTGAACAAAACTTATAAATGTTTCGTAACTTAAGTCGATTTGGTTTTTATCACTAGCATAAATCTCATGCATATTATCCGACCATTGTAAAGCACCGGTAACCAAATTCCACTGCCAATTCCCCATCTTGGTTATTCTTTCAGCAAAACTCAAAAATTTATTTTTCAGCAACAGTTCGGTTTCTGCTATTTTTTGTTCTGTAATATCTTGGGTAGTACCAATGACTTCTATAACTTCTCCTAAATTATTGGTTTTAACTTCACCCAAAAGTCGAAGTATTTTAGTTTCGCCTTTAGCCGTTACAATACGGCTTATAAAATCATTTTCAAAAACTTTATTTTCTATAGTCGCTTTAACGTGTTCTTCAACATTTTCCTTATCCTCCGGATGCACAAAATGAACTAAATTATCAAAACTTATAACCCCTTCTTTATCGTCTATCTCATAAATTTCATACATTCCATCAGATAGCCATACTGTATTTCTAAGAACATCCCAACGCCAATTACCCATTAGGGTAATTTTCTCTGCATAATTTAATAATTGATTTTTACGAATCAATTCCTTTTCTGCTATTTTTCGTCCAGAAATATCTGTTGAAACCCCTAAAAAACCAACATTATTACCTTGCTCATCTTTAATAGTCGTTAAAGTTGATTCTACAGGAAAAGTTGTGCCATCTTTTCTAACAAAGGTCCATTCTCTAATATCGAAAGTATCTTCTTTTCCTAAGTCTCGATAAGGATCGTAATTTTCAAATTCCCTCTCGTACTTATTTGCCATATCCCTTCTAAAGTTAACCAACTCTTCTTCTAAGTAAAATACGTTAGGTTGAACTCTACCAATCATTTCAGCTGCGGAATACCCTAAAAAATCCTCTGCACCACGATTAAAATGAGTAATTAAACCTTCATTATCTGTTGAAACTATTGCTAAAGCTTTTGAATTGAATATAGCCTTCAATTCCGTATGAGCCTTATGTAGTGCTAGTTCTGCCGATTTTATTTTATTAATATCTTGAAAAACACCAAAAACACGAGTACATTCACCTCTTATAAATTCTGCTTGCCCGATAGCGCGCGTCCAAATAGCTTTACCTTTAGCCGTTATAAGCTCTAATTCTAAATCGAAAGGTGTTCCTTGCTCCTTACTATCATTAATAGCTTTTTCAATAGCATTTCTACTTATCCCTTCTTTAAAAAACTCAATAGCACTTTCTAAATTTGGCTCATAATCTTCTGGCACTTCATGTATTTCATGAAGTACTTTACTCCAAAAAACATTATTTTTTATTAAATCAATTTCCCAAGTTCCAATGCGGGCTATTTGACTTGTTTTATCTAAAATATTTTCTATAAGCTCTTTTTCGTCTTCTTTCTCCTTTATATGGGTAATATCTCCAGTATGCATAATTAAACCACCAACTTCACCTTCGGAAATGTACCAAGGTCTAACATCCCAAAAAATCCATTGTACTGTGCCATCTAAACGAACAAAAGGAGCTTCGTCACAAACATCTATCGCTCCATTTAAGCATTTTTGATGGTTGGCTTTCCAATCATCCCCAATTTCAGGAAAAAGATCATAATGGCAACGACCAATAATTTCTTCATCTTCCATTTTATAATCTGAAATCCATTTTTTAGAAGCTGCTAGATAGCACATATTAGTATCCAGCATAGCAATAGCTGTTGGTGCCTGCTCTATAAAAATTCTATTATTGGCATCTTTAAGTTCTAAATCTGTTTTTAGCTTTGTAAGTTCAGAAAGGTTCGATTTTATTTCAGTTCTTGATGTTTCTAATTTATCATTAGAAGATTTTATTTCTTTTAAATTGAACAAAAACTTCTTGAATACCGGTCGTATCACCATCAAAAAACCACCTAGCAGTAATAAAAATGTTCCAATAGCAAGAAAATAAATAACGGTTTTTAAAGTCTTTAGATTTTTCTCTCCCTCTTTTTGATATTCAGAAATTAAACTATCTATATTTTCAAAATAAGGCTTCTCTACTTCTGCAATATTTTTAAATTCTGCTTTTAACACCTCAAAATCAGATTGACCGATAAGATTTTTACCTGAGGTTGTTAATTCATTTAAATAGTTTTTGTTTTTTTCTAGAAGTACAGTTACTGTTTCGTTATTTTCTTTTTTATTGTTAATAGCCTGTTGATACCCCTGCAAGCTATCCCATTGTTTTGTAAGTTCTTTTAAAGTATTTAGTGTTATATCAGTCTCCTGCTTTTCGGCATATCCAATACTAAAAGCCAGCTTAGATATGCGTTGCCCTAAAACACGTTGTTTTCCTGCAAGACTAATTAAATTAGAATCTAAAATCTGCGAGCTTATACTGTTTTGAACAATGAACAAAGCAGTTAAAGTTATAATTATAATAGAAGAGACAAATAGTAGATATCTTTTCTTTATAGATTTTTCTAGTTTTTCCATTAATAGCTTATACTCATCAATATTAATTGACTTTACTTAAACAAAAATTATTTTTATTTTAATTCTAATATTTAAAAATAGAATGCTATTATTACACTTAGCCCACAATTGGAATAAGAAAAACACGAAACAGAGGGATATGTATTATTATTCGGGGCTACAAATATTAACAAAACTATGCCAAAATATGAAATTATATATAATTACGTACGTTTTTTTTTCAATAAGTTAAATCAAATAAGACTTTTACAGTCATAAAAACCCCACATTACGAATGAGACTAGTTTTTGCTACAAATAATATGAATAAAATAAAAGAAGTACAATCTTTAATTCCGAGTGAAATTGAACTTCTTAGTTTAAAAGATATTGGCTGCTTTGAAGATGTACCCGAAACTCAAAATACAATTGAAGGTAATGCCAAGCAAAAAGCCGAATACATAAAAACAAATTATAATTACGATTGCTTTGCTGATGATACAGGCTTAGAAGTTAATGTATTAAACGGTGAACCAGGAGTTTACTCGGCACGTTACGCAGGAGAACAGCGTAATGCAGAAGACAATACCAACAAGCTTTTAACAGAATTACACAATAAAACCGATAGATCTGCCCAATTTAAAACCGTAATTGCATTACACCTAAACGGAGAGCTACATACATTTACAGGTATTTGTAAAGGTGAAATTACTACCGAAAAACATGGTGAAAAAGGTTTTGGTTACGATCCCGTTTTTAAACCTAACAACTACAACAATACCTTTGCGGAAATGGACTTAAGTTTAAAAAACAGTATTGGTCATCGAGGCAAAGCTGTTACGGAGTTAGTCGAGTTTTTAAATGAAAAAAATTAAGCATAACGCATCAAAAAAAAATCTTTTTGAGGTTGGCTATTAAAATTGTTTTATTACATTTAGTCTATGACAGAGGAATACTTAGAAAAAGAGAATGCGGCCATAAAAAAAGCGTATAAAGAACTGCTGAAGGTTAGTTATACTACGCTTTCTGATGATGATAAAAAACTAATTCGTAGGGCTTTTGAAGTTGCCGTAGACGGACATAAAGACCAACGCCGTAAATCTGGAGAAGCCTATATTTTCCATCCCATTGCTGTGGCTAAAATTGTAGCTCAGGAAATTGGTTTGGACGGCACCTCTATTGCTGCTGCTTTGTTGCATGATGTTGTTGAAGATAGCCCTGATTACACCATAGAAGATATTGAAAAACAATTTGGAAAAACCATTGCAACCATTGTTGCTGGATTAACTAAAATTTCTTCTTTAAGTAAAGATCAAGATATGGATGTTTCGCTTCAGGCGGAAAACTTTCGTAAAATGTTATTGACCTTAAATGATGATGTTCGCGTTATTATTATAAAAATTGCAGATAGGTTGCACAACATGCAAACCATGGATTCCATGCGGCCTGATAAGCAAATTAAAATAGCCTCGGAAACGCTTTATATTTATGCGCCTTTAGCACACCGTATTGGACTTTATAACATAAAAACCGATCTAGAAGATTTAGGTTTAAAATATCTTGAACCAGTAGATTACAACGATATTTTAAACAAAACTAAGGAAAGCAAAAAAGATCAAGACCTTTATATAGAACAATTTAGTGAAGTTATAAAACACTCATTAGATAAAGAAAAACTAAACTATACTATAAAAGGACGACCAAAGTCTATTTTTTCTATTAGGAAGAAGATGATTAACCAAGGTGTATCTTTCGATGAAGTTTACGATAAGTTTGCGATTAGAATTATATATAAATGTGATGCCGATCCGCAGAACGAAAAGTTCCTTGCTTGGAAAATATATTCTATAGTTACCGATCACTTTAGGCCAAACCCTATACGTCTTCGCGATTGGATATCTTCTCCTAAAAGTACAGGTTACGAAGCGCTTCACATTACAGTAATGGGGCCAAAAGGCCGCTGGGTAGAAGTACAAATACGTAGTGAGCGTATGAATGAAATAGCCGAAAAAGGTTATGCAGCACACTATAAATATAAACAAGGAAGCGAAAAAGAAGATAACTTAGAAAGTTGGATAAATAGATTGCAAGAAGCTTTAGAAAATCCGCATACCAATGCTGTAGATTTTGTAGAGCAATTCAAACTAAACTTATATTCAAAAGAAATATTTGTCTTCACTCCTAAAGGTGATTTAAAATCGTTACCAAAAGGAGCCACAACTCTCGATTTTGCTTTTAGCATACATACCGAAGTTGGTATGAAAACGCGAGGCGCCAAAGTTAACGGCAAACTCGTACCGCTTAGTTACGAGCTAAAAAGTGGAGACCAAGTAGATATTTTAACTTCAGAAAATGCAAAACCTAATCCAAACTGGTTAGATTATTCTACCACAGCACGCTCACGAAGTAAAATTAAATCGGCATTAAAAGAAGATAGAAAACTTGTAGGTGAAGATGGTAAAGAGATTTTACGCAGAAAATTAAAGCAGCTTAAAATTAACCTTAATGAAGCTTCTGTTAACGAAATGGTTAACTATTTTAAGCTTAAAACAAGTTTAGATTTATTTTACAGAGTTGGTCTTGGTACTATAGATAACACAATGCTTAAGGCATATGCGGCATCAAGAAGTAATGCTTTAATGAGCTTTCTGAAAAGTAAAATAACTCGTAAAGCTAATATTAACACCGACGAATTAGAAAAAGATGAAATTACAGCAAAATACGATGCTGTTGTTTTTAATAAAGAAGAAGAAAAGCTAGATTATAAGTTAGCAACCTGCTGCCACCCGATACCAGGTGATGATGTTTTTGGATTTTTAACCGTTTCCGATGGTTTAAAAGTTCATAAAATGAATTGCCCCAATGCATTGAGTTTACAATCTAATTACGCCTACCGGATCATGCCTGCCAAATGGATCGATTCTTCTCAACAAGAATTCTTGGCACATATTTCTTTAACCGGAATTGATCATATTGGGTTAGTTAATGATATTACCACCATAATTTCTGAGAACATGAGTGTTAATATGAAAAGTATTAGTTTTCAAAGTGACGACGGGCTTTTCTCAGGAAAAATTGATGTTGTAGTGAAGAATAAAACCCTTTTGAAAAAACTTTTAGACCGTCTTAAAAAAATTAATGGTATAGATAAGGTTACTAGAGTGTAAAAAAAGTGTAAATTTGCGATGAAATTATGGATACAAAAGTAGATACAAAAAATCAAGACATAGTTAAAAGCGTTTTTACAAGCTTTTTAGAGAATAAGGGACACCGTAAAACCCCCGAACGCTATGCTATACTTCAAGAAATTTATAATAACAACGAACATTTCGATATAGAATCTCTATATCTTAATATGAAAAATAAAAAGTATCGTGTTTCGAGAGCTACACTTTACAATACTATAGAACTACTTCTAGAGTGCGGTTTGGTTAGAAAACACCAATTTGGCCAAAATCAAGCACATTACGAAAAATCTTATTTTGACAGGCAACACGACCATGTTATCTTAACAGATACAGGAGAAGTTATCGAGTTTTGCGACCCTCGAATTCAATCTATTAAAAAAACTATCGAAGAAGTTTTCGATATTGAGATAAATAATCATTCACTCTATTTCTACGGGAAAAAAAAATCTCCCGATAGCAAAAAGGACAACTAACTAATTTTACAATGGCAGTAGATTTACTACTTGGATTACAATGGGGAGACGAAGGCAAAGGGAAAATTGTTGACGTACTAACCTCTAACTACAACATTATCGCACGTTTTCAAGGTGGACCAAACGCAGGACACACTTTGGTTTTCAACGGAAAAAAACACGTTTTACACACTATTCCGTCAGGTATTTTTCATGATGACGCTACCAATTTAGTTGGAAACGGTGTTGTTATAGACCCTGTAATTTTTAAAGGTGAACTTGACAAACTTGAAGCACAAGGCGTAGATTACAGAAAATCGCTAGTTATTTCAAGAAAAGCACACATTATTTTACCAACACATAGATTACTAGATGCAGCTAGCGAAACCTCTAAAGGAAAAGCTAAAATTGGATCTACATTAAAAGGTATTGGCCCAACTTACATGGACAAAACTGGTAGAAATGGTTTACGTGTTGGCGATTTAGAATTAAGCGATTGGAAAGAAAAATATAGAGCTTTAGCTAATAAGCATCAGTCTATGATTTCTTTTTACAACGTTGAAATTGAATACGATTTAGCCGAACTTGAAAAAGAATTTTTTGAAGCTGTTGAAGTTTTAAAATCTCTTAAGTTTATAGATTCTGAAGAATATGTTTACCAAGCACAAAAAGCAGGTAAAACTATTTTAGCTGAAGGCGCACAAGGGTCTTTATTAGATATTGACTTTGGAACATATCCATTTGTAACATCTAGTAACACGACTGCAGCCGGTGCTTGTACTGGTTTAGGTGTTGCTCCAGGACAAATTGGTGAGGTATTCGGGATTTTCAAAGCTTACACAACACGTGTTGGTTCTGGCCCATTCCCTACTGAATTATTTGACGAAGATGGTTCTCAAATGGCCAAAATTGGTAACGAATTTGGTGCAACTACAGGTCGTCCACGTCGTTGTGGATGGTTAGATTTAATTGCACTTAAATATGCTTGCCAAGTAAATGGTGTTACGCAATTAATGATGATGAAAGGTGATGTACTTTCTGGTTTCAAAACCTTAAAAGTATGTACAGCTTACAAATATAAAGGAGAAGTTATCGAGCATTTCCCTTACAACATAGAACCAGAAAATGTAGAACCAGTTTATACAGATTTTAGCGGTTGGGAAGAAGATTTAACAGAAATGTCTGAAGCATCTCAACTTCCAAAAGCTTTAAACGAATATATTGAATTTTTAGAAAAAGAATTAGAAATTCCTATTACTATAGTTTCTGTTGGACCAGATAGAAAACAAACAATTTTTAGAAATAAATAAAAATATTTCAAAATAATATTTAAGACCTGATGTGTTTCTCAAAACTGTCAGGTCTTTTTTATTAAAAAAAACATAACACATAATTAAACATCATTATTATCGTTATTTTTGCCACAAACATTTTCATTTTGATAAGAACAAAA
The window above is part of the Algibacter sp. L3A6 genome. Proteins encoded here:
- a CDS encoding adenylosuccinate synthase — protein: MAVDLLLGLQWGDEGKGKIVDVLTSNYNIIARFQGGPNAGHTLVFNGKKHVLHTIPSGIFHDDATNLVGNGVVIDPVIFKGELDKLEAQGVDYRKSLVISRKAHIILPTHRLLDAASETSKGKAKIGSTLKGIGPTYMDKTGRNGLRVGDLELSDWKEKYRALANKHQSMISFYNVEIEYDLAELEKEFFEAVEVLKSLKFIDSEEYVYQAQKAGKTILAEGAQGSLLDIDFGTYPFVTSSNTTAAGACTGLGVAPGQIGEVFGIFKAYTTRVGSGPFPTELFDEDGSQMAKIGNEFGATTGRPRRCGWLDLIALKYACQVNGVTQLMMMKGDVLSGFKTLKVCTAYKYKGEVIEHFPYNIEPENVEPVYTDFSGWEEDLTEMSEASQLPKALNEYIEFLEKELEIPITIVSVGPDRKQTIFRNK